The sequence GCACGACTTCTGCTTTAAACTCAGGCGTGTATCTTCTTCGTTTCGCCATCGGAATGCTCTTTTCAAATAGATTGTTAGAGTCCTTATTCAAAAGAACGTAATCTCGGAGTTTCTATTTTACCGTGGTTTGGAAACGACGAAGCAATTGAGAAACTTAAGCAATTGAAATCCGATGATCCAAGCCAGTGGGTTCGCGAACATGCTACATGGGCTCACGAAGTTGCTCAGCAGGAACGAAGTTGCAGAGAAGTTTATCAAAAGGCATTGCAGACCCGCGACTTATTCCGAATCTCCGCTGTTTTTGAGCAAATAAAGCCTGCTTTATAACCTACTGCCCGCTGTTGGTGCCGTCAAATTCACAAAGAAGAGCTCGGTCAGGAACTCCAAGATGAATATCCCAAATTGATTGCTCTCGTCGAGCGATGTTGGGCCCGGTGGGAAAATTCATCGTCAACAAAACGCGATATTGAAATTTTTGGTAGAAAACTTCGTGAGTATTGTCGTGGTGATAAACTTCCAGCAGGTTCACCTCCCCGAATTGCCCCTTGGTGGAAACCAACCTCCGATTAACATAATTGATTAGGAGGTTATAGTCTGTGCATGAACCCAATCACATATTGCATGCAATTGTGTAAAGACAGTGTCAATCACAATAGAGGTTAACTATCCTGCAAATCCTAAAATCCCGTAAATCCTAATTCAGACAGGAAAACCGGCGAAGTTTCAAACCTCGCCTACCACTTTTAAAGGGTAGAAAACAACAGAAAACATTTGACTTATATCGGGAATTCAGGTATAATTATGGTTTCTTACTTACCACCGGTCGGTAACAGCTGAAAATATGCCAGTAAGGGTAAACTTTTGTGGTTTGCCAAACCCTACTGTGGAGGTAATCATGCACCTAATTACACTGAACCCATGGTCAGAAACGGATATACTTGAAACCGTTGAAAACAGCCTGAAAATCAAAAACCATCCCGAAAAATATAGACATGCTATAAGTGGAAAGAGTCTCTGTCTGCTTTTCCAAAAGACCTCTACACGAACGCGCTGCGCAGGTGAAGTCGGTGTAACGCAACTCGGCGGACACGCACATTACCTCGATTGGCGCACGACAAACTTCGCGTTAGCCGACCTTGGCGACGAGATGCGCGTCCTATCGGCATACATGGACATCATCTTAGCCAGATTCTTAAAGCATACAGAACTCGTTGAGGCAGCCGCTGCCGCAACCGTACCAGTAATTAACGGGTGTTGTGACAGATACCATCCGACACAGGCACTCGGTGATCTGATGACAATACAGGAACACTTCGGGAGACTGGACGGGATCAAATTATGCTTCATCGGTGTGCATAACAACGTCTGTAATTCGCTGATTGCCGCTGGTATGAAGGTAGGCGTTGAGGTCACTGTTGTGGCACCGGAAGTGAACCCTGCTGCTGTTGATAAGGAACTGTGGAATGAAGCCTCTGGGAAAGGTCTCTATAAAACACTTGATACTGACACCACTGCGATTGAAAGTTCGCTGGAAAAAGTGATTGCTGAAAGCGATGTTGTCTATACAGATACATGGGTGGATATGGAATTTTTCACAGATCCGGCTTTTGCAAAAGAGCGGAAACGCCGGTTGGAGAAGATGATGCCTTATCAATTGAATGCCGAACTGCTAAAGGAAAACGAGTGCCGAGTTATGCACTGTCTCCCGGCGCATCACGGGTATGAAATTTCAGGTGAACTCGTCAACGACGCGCGCTCAATTATATTTGAGCAGTCCGAAAACCGACTCCACAGCATGAAGGCGATCCTTCTCAAACTGCTTGCACACGCCTAATCCAGATCCAGAATTTTGACGGATATTAGATAAAATTTTATGGAAGGAACCTCCTGTGAATTCTTTTCCAAAACGCGTAAGCCCAAGCATCGCGCCGGGCGAGTCTACGGAAAGGGACATAAAAATCCCAACCCATCCCACCGAACCGCAAGGAAAATTAGAAAGACTTGAATGTAGCAAGTGTGGTGAAACGTATCCGCACACGGTGCCGCAGAACGTCTGTACCGCTTGCGGGAAACCGCTACTTGCCCGTTACGCGCTTGAACAGGTGGCAGAGACGTGGAAAAGAGACACACTTCTGTCAAGACCCGCCTCGCTCTGGCGTTATCGGGAACTCCTGCCTATATCTGACCCAAAAAACATAGTAACGCTTGGCGAAACGATGACCCCGCTCATCCATGCAAAAAGATTGGGAGCAGAGTTTGGACTCACACAGGTGTGGGTGAAGGACGAATCTCGGTTGCCTACTGGAAGTTTTAAGGCGCGCGGCTTAGCGATGGCGGTATCCAAGGCGAAGGCACTCGGATTAACACAGTTAGCCATCCCATCCGCCGGTAACGCGGCGACTGCCCTCGCTGTTTATGCTGCTGCCGCAGGTATAACCGCCCATATCTTTATGCCTCAGGATACACCTGCCTTCAACAAAGAGACGTGTCAACTTGCTGGTGCAAATGTCACACTGATCGACGGTTTAATTACTGATGCAGGCAAAATTGTAGCGGAACGAAAAGAGCGCGAAGGGTGGTTTGACGTGTCAACGCTCAAAGAGCCGTACCGCGTAGAGGGGAAAAAAACAATGGGATTTGAGCTCGCTGAGCAGTTCGGGTGGGAGTTACCGGATGTTATTATCTATCCTACCGGCGGCGGCACGGGCATCGTCGGGATGTGGAAAGGCTTTGCGGAGTTAGAAGCGATCGGTTGGATCGGGAAGAAGAGACCGCGATTCATCTCTGTGCAGTCAGCAGGATGTGCACCGATCGTTAAGGCGTGGGAAGAGGGGGCTACTGAAGCGACCCCGTGGCGCGACGCAAATACCGTTGCGAGCGGTTTACGGGTGCCACAGGCAATCGGCGATTTTCTTATTCTGGAGGCGATTCGTAAAAGCAACGGTGCCGCGATTGCTGTCACAGACGATGCCATCCGTGAATCAATGCAATTGCTCCCTACAACCGAAGGACTTTTGACGTGTCCTGAAGGGGCAGCAACGGTCGCGGCACTCGAACAACTTGTCGCGAACGGGATGGTTGAAGCCTCCGAACGCGTTGTACTTTTCAATACAGGCGGTTACCAATCATAACCAAAGTAGTAGGCACACGCTGCTGTGCCGTAACGTCTACCGCCTTTCAAGATAATCGTAAGTCGGTTTTCCATTCGTTTCCGTTTCAGGCGCATCTTTCTTAAGGTGATAGCCCACCTCATACTTCTTCACCGATACAATCGGATAAGGACCATCAAATCCCGCGATAATACCCTGCACCTCAACCGGTTTATTGTTATTCGCAGCATCAATCCGCAGTTGATCAAACTCAGGATTCGCGCTAAAGACGAATTTCTGTTCTTCACTTCCAGCAGTCATCGCATGCTGGATATTGGAAGTGTCGGGTCGCCAACGTCGCCATGCTGGAACGTTTCGGAGATAACTTCGGGCGAAACCCGGGTGTGCAAACAGGTCGCCGCGAATCGTCGCCTCGGTTTTTAGCACACGGGATTGTCCGAGTCCATGGCGACCCCGGAAACGGGAATCGTTGAGTTGTCGCATGATATCATATACATCAAAGGTATGCGTCTCGCTATATTTAGAGATGCCTTGTCTAGGTTTGACTTCCACAACGGTGGTGAAAAGACGTTTTCTACCGTGTTTGTCGACAGGCGTACTAAAAGTAATGTCCTTTGGATCTGCCCAAGGTTCTAACAACCGTCGAATATGCCGCGCATCGGTATTGCTAACCACATCGGAAATCTCTATCTTCAAAACGGCTACTTCAGCCATGCTTACCATGCTGATTCCAACAAGTAAGAGTACCACCACAAAAGTGAGACAGTAGAAATGTGAGCGTTTCATCTTGATTTCCTCGCTTAATTTGTAAGTTTACCTTCCTTAATACCTATTAGACACTATTAGATGAAAAAAGTTTCAAAAAAAATGCAAGTTTTCAGTCCCACCGCTTTCGTAGCACAAAATGCGCTTTGATTCGGGTGAGGCATGCTAATATTTTCCTTGGTAACATATATGATGCCATCTGACTATTAATGATACAATCGAATGCGGAAAAGGTTGCATAATTTTAGAAAAATTCAAAATCTAAGTTCTATAAAGACTTAAACGGGCTGCACGATAAAGAAGTTTACACAGGTAGCATGTAATTTACAAATTCTAAGCATAAACTACGCCCCATTTCGTGCAATTGAGTGTAAAGAATGCCCCATTTTGTGCA comes from Candidatus Poribacteria bacterium and encodes:
- a CDS encoding threonine synthase, yielding MNSFPKRVSPSIAPGESTERDIKIPTHPTEPQGKLERLECSKCGETYPHTVPQNVCTACGKPLLARYALEQVAETWKRDTLLSRPASLWRYRELLPISDPKNIVTLGETMTPLIHAKRLGAEFGLTQVWVKDESRLPTGSFKARGLAMAVSKAKALGLTQLAIPSAGNAATALAVYAAAAGITAHIFMPQDTPAFNKETCQLAGANVTLIDGLITDAGKIVAERKEREGWFDVSTLKEPYRVEGKKTMGFELAEQFGWELPDVIIYPTGGGTGIVGMWKGFAELEAIGWIGKKRPRFISVQSAGCAPIVKAWEEGATEATPWRDANTVASGLRVPQAIGDFLILEAIRKSNGAAIAVTDDAIRESMQLLPTTEGLLTCPEGAATVAALEQLVANGMVEASERVVLFNTGGYQS
- a CDS encoding ornithine carbamoyltransferase (catalyzes the formation of L-citrulline from carbamoyl phosphate and L-ornithine in arginine biosynthesis and degradation), with the protein product MHLITLNPWSETDILETVENSLKIKNHPEKYRHAISGKSLCLLFQKTSTRTRCAGEVGVTQLGGHAHYLDWRTTNFALADLGDEMRVLSAYMDIILARFLKHTELVEAAAAATVPVINGCCDRYHPTQALGDLMTIQEHFGRLDGIKLCFIGVHNNVCNSLIAAGMKVGVEVTVVAPEVNPAAVDKELWNEASGKGLYKTLDTDTTAIESSLEKVIAESDVVYTDTWVDMEFFTDPAFAKERKRRLEKMMPYQLNAELLKENECRVMHCLPAHHGYEISGELVNDARSIIFEQSENRLHSMKAILLKLLAHA